Proteins encoded within one genomic window of Panicum virgatum strain AP13 chromosome 1N, P.virgatum_v5, whole genome shotgun sequence:
- the LOC120653800 gene encoding uncharacterized protein LOC120653800 yields the protein MDGGSSLNILYTHTLELMGIGLDKLHPSKSPFHGVVPGKRVQPLGQIDLPVCFGTATNFRKEVLTFEVVGFRGSYHAILGRPCYAKFMAVPNYTYLKLKMPGPKGVITIGTSFEHTYECDIECVERAEAQAEDEALAATLDKMASEALDSTHRHAGSFEPAEGIKKVPLDPSHSDDKALQISATLDDK from the coding sequence atggacgggggcagcagcctcaacatcttgtacacccacaccttggagctcatggggatcggactggacaagctccaccccagcaagtcgccattccatggcgttgtgCCGGGGAAgagagtccaacccctcggccagatcgatctgcctgtctgcttcggcacggcaactaacttccgcaaggaggtactcacttttgaggtggtggggtttcgaggatcctatcatgccatccttggtcgtccttgctatgccaagttcatggccgtccccaactacacctacctcaagctcaaaatgccgggtccaaagggcgtcatcaccatcggcacTTCGTTCGAGCACACCTACGAGTGCGACattgagtgcgttgagcgcgcggaagctcaagcggaggacgaggccctcgcagccaccctcgacaaaatggcaagcgaggccttggactccacgcaccgacacgccgggagcttcgaacccgccgagggtatcaagaaggtgcccctcgatccgagccactccgacgacaaggcgttgcagatcagcgccaccctcgacgacaaatag